The following proteins come from a genomic window of Blastococcus sp. HT6-30:
- the pyrR gene encoding bifunctional pyr operon transcriptional regulator/uracil phosphoribosyltransferase PyrR yields the protein MARSPEPARSPSPGTLLSSADVARVVDRMAHQLIERYARGGGVGNDAAADPAPSDGGLSDLVLVGIPTRGAPLARRLAARIEAFTGTRVDVGTADITLYRDDLRLRGVRALEPTVLPDAGIDGRLVVLVDDVLFSGRSVRAALDALRDLGRPRAVQLAVLVDRGHRELPIKADFVGKNVPTSRSQQVRVHLAEIDGTDEVLVTEGEQ from the coding sequence ATGGCCCGCTCGCCCGAGCCTGCCCGGAGTCCGTCTCCCGGCACGCTGCTCTCCTCCGCCGACGTCGCCCGTGTCGTCGACCGCATGGCCCACCAGCTCATCGAGCGGTACGCCCGGGGCGGTGGGGTGGGGAACGACGCCGCGGCCGACCCCGCACCGTCCGACGGTGGCCTCTCCGACCTGGTGCTCGTCGGCATCCCGACCCGCGGCGCCCCGCTGGCCCGCCGGCTCGCCGCCCGCATCGAGGCGTTCACCGGCACCCGGGTCGACGTCGGCACCGCGGACATCACGCTCTACCGCGACGACCTGCGGCTCCGCGGCGTCCGTGCGCTCGAGCCCACGGTCCTGCCCGACGCCGGCATCGACGGCCGGCTGGTGGTGCTCGTCGACGACGTCCTCTTCTCCGGCCGCTCGGTGCGGGCGGCGCTGGACGCGCTGCGCGACCTGGGCCGGCCCCGCGCCGTCCAGCTGGCCGTGCTGGTCGACCGCGGGCACCGGGAGCTGCCGATCAAGGCCGACTTCGTCGGCAAGAACGTGCCGACGTCGCGGTCGCAGCAGGTGCGGGTGCACCTGGCGGAGATCGACGGGACCGACGAGGTGCTGGTCACGGAGGGGGAGCAGTGA
- a CDS encoding dihydroorotase, translating into MTTYLITGARPLGGDPADILVEDGRITAVGESLSATGAEVVEAGGLVALPGLVDLHTHLREPGREDAETVETGSRAAALGGFTAVHAMANTDPVADTAGVVEQVWRLGQEAGLVDVVPVGAVTVGLRGERLAELGAMADSAARVRVFSDDGHCVSDPALMRRALEYVKAVDGVVAQHAEEPRLTIGAQMHEGDRSARLGLTGWPAAAEEAIIARDVLLAEHVGARLHVCHVSTAGSVEILRWAKSRGVQVTAEVTPHHLLLTDACTESYDPVFKVNPPLRTDDDVEALRAGLADGTIDAVGTDHAPHAVEDKESEWAQARPGMLGLEQALSVVIETMVEPGRLDWAGVADRMSVRPAAIGRLRGHGRPLAPGEPANLVLVDPAARATVDPAALASRSRNSPYAGRELPGRVVATFLRGTPTVLDGKATR; encoded by the coding sequence GTGACCACCTACCTGATCACGGGCGCCCGGCCGCTCGGCGGCGACCCCGCCGACATCCTGGTCGAGGACGGCCGCATCACCGCCGTCGGCGAGTCGCTGTCGGCGACCGGCGCCGAGGTCGTCGAGGCCGGCGGCCTGGTGGCGCTGCCTGGGCTGGTCGACCTGCACACCCACCTGCGCGAGCCCGGCCGCGAGGACGCCGAGACGGTGGAGACCGGCAGCCGCGCCGCGGCCCTGGGCGGCTTCACCGCGGTGCACGCGATGGCCAACACCGACCCGGTCGCGGACACCGCCGGCGTCGTCGAGCAGGTGTGGCGGCTGGGGCAGGAGGCCGGGCTGGTCGACGTGGTCCCGGTGGGTGCGGTGACCGTCGGGCTGCGGGGCGAGCGGCTGGCCGAGCTGGGCGCCATGGCCGACTCCGCCGCCCGGGTCCGGGTCTTCTCCGACGACGGGCACTGCGTGTCCGACCCGGCGCTGATGCGCCGTGCGCTGGAGTACGTCAAGGCCGTCGACGGCGTCGTCGCCCAGCACGCCGAGGAGCCACGGCTGACCATCGGCGCCCAGATGCACGAGGGCGACCGCTCCGCGCGGCTGGGGCTGACCGGCTGGCCGGCTGCCGCGGAGGAGGCGATCATCGCCCGCGACGTGCTGCTCGCCGAGCACGTCGGCGCCCGCCTGCACGTCTGCCACGTCTCGACCGCGGGCTCGGTGGAGATCCTGCGCTGGGCGAAGTCGCGCGGCGTGCAGGTCACCGCCGAGGTCACCCCGCACCACCTGCTGCTCACCGACGCCTGCACCGAGTCCTACGACCCGGTGTTCAAGGTCAATCCGCCGCTGCGCACCGACGACGACGTCGAGGCGCTCCGGGCCGGCCTCGCCGACGGCACGATCGACGCCGTCGGCACCGACCACGCCCCCCACGCGGTGGAGGACAAGGAGAGCGAGTGGGCCCAGGCCCGGCCGGGAATGCTCGGGCTGGAGCAGGCGCTGTCCGTGGTCATCGAGACCATGGTGGAGCCCGGCCGGCTGGACTGGGCCGGCGTCGCCGACCGGATGTCGGTGCGGCCGGCCGCGATCGGCCGGCTCCGTGGCCACGGCCGCCCGCTGGCCCCCGGCGAGCCGGCCAACCTGGTCCTGGTCGACCCGGCCGCCCGCGCGACGGTCGACCCGGCCGCGCTGGCCAGCCGCAGCCGCAACAGCCCCTATGCCGGCCGGGAACTCCCCGGCCGGGTGGTCGCGACGTTCCTGCGGGGGACGCCGACCGTTCTGGACGGAAAGGCAACACGGTGA
- the mihF gene encoding integration host factor, actinobacterial type — translation MPLPDLSPEQRAAALEKAAAARKARAELRERLKSKGATVGDVLKQGETDEIIGKMRVSAVLESLPGVGKARAAKIMERLEISPTRRVRGLGANQRRALESEFGGEEVVAEQVPADGSV, via the coding sequence ATGCCCCTGCCTGACCTGTCCCCGGAACAGCGGGCGGCCGCCCTGGAGAAGGCGGCCGCAGCTCGCAAGGCACGTGCCGAACTGCGCGAGCGACTCAAGAGCAAGGGCGCCACGGTCGGCGACGTCCTCAAGCAGGGCGAGACCGACGAGATCATCGGCAAGATGCGCGTCTCCGCGGTCCTCGAATCCCTGCCGGGTGTCGGCAAGGCGCGGGCTGCGAAGATCATGGAGCGCCTGGAGATCTCCCCGACGCGACGCGTGCGGGGGCTGGGCGCCAACCAGCGGCGGGCGCTGGAATCGGAGTTCGGCGGCGAGGAGGTCGTCGCCGAGCAGGTTCCTGCCGACGGCTCCGTCTGA
- the gmk gene encoding guanylate kinase, producing MAAATPARLTVLSGPSGVGKGTVVAEVRRRHPDVWVSVSATTRRPRPGEVDGVHYHFVDDAEFDRLVATDGLLEWAEYAGNRYGTPIAPVHAQLATGRPALLEIELQGARQVRARAPEAQLVFLAPPSWAELVSRLAGRGSEPAAVQERRLAIAQAELDASGEFDRVVVNDDVSRAADELVGLLTAPSPSLSPGGSAHE from the coding sequence GTGGCTGCAGCGACACCGGCACGGCTGACCGTGCTCTCGGGACCCTCCGGGGTCGGCAAGGGCACCGTGGTCGCCGAGGTCCGGCGGCGGCACCCCGACGTGTGGGTGTCGGTGTCGGCCACCACTCGTCGTCCCCGGCCGGGTGAGGTCGACGGCGTGCACTACCACTTCGTCGACGACGCGGAGTTCGACCGGCTGGTGGCCACCGACGGGCTGCTGGAGTGGGCCGAGTACGCGGGCAACCGCTACGGGACCCCGATCGCCCCGGTCCACGCCCAGCTGGCCACCGGCCGGCCGGCGCTGCTGGAGATCGAGCTGCAGGGGGCCCGGCAGGTCCGGGCCCGGGCGCCGGAGGCCCAACTGGTGTTCCTGGCGCCGCCGTCGTGGGCCGAGCTGGTCAGCCGGCTGGCCGGTCGCGGGTCCGAGCCGGCCGCCGTGCAGGAGCGACGGCTGGCCATCGCCCAGGCCGAGCTCGACGCCTCCGGGGAGTTCGACCGGGTGGTCGTCAACGACGACGTGTCCCGCGCCGCCGACGAGTTGGTAGGCTTGCTGACTGCGCCGTCGCCCAGCCTCAGCCCGGGTGGCAGCGCCCACGAGTGA
- a CDS encoding dihydroorotate oxidase yields the protein MTAAAPDEVVRQVRAHLLDRGLVDGLPAGFLAGVTRFARPPQPELDALGTAAGELTARLAADRAGAADLPLLTRVLFFAGHADVLAATGSPVPAYDVLGGFRDNLARQLGPRLPARPTAGGRRWRLLGRSVGFPIGVPACVLNGSEAWVRHNVANGYSVLTYKTVRGREHPPNEQPNWTFAPRETGSLAPGAAADVVSDPWDWVPPGSPAVSTVNSFGVPSPAPAEWMADLERALAAVGDDVLLLVSVMGEGNGTDLVEDFARTARMAEEAGAPVVELNLSCPNTLDASASGVKPPLCLDPDATVTVVEAVRRALDDRTALVAKLSWLDEPALAALVPRLAPLVDGVAGINTVQSRVRRSDGAATFPGRELAGLSGVAVREPAVDFTRRLVALRAGGSRHFDVLAMGGVTDPGSFEALFALGADAVQSAAGAFADPFLAQRCIAALGQALPRAVEEDA from the coding sequence GTGACGGCGGCGGCCCCGGACGAGGTGGTCCGGCAGGTGCGCGCCCACCTGCTGGACCGTGGGCTGGTCGACGGTCTCCCGGCCGGCTTCCTGGCCGGGGTCACCCGGTTCGCCCGGCCGCCGCAGCCGGAGCTGGACGCGCTGGGGACGGCGGCCGGCGAGCTCACCGCACGGCTCGCCGCGGACCGGGCCGGCGCCGCGGACCTGCCGCTGCTGACCCGGGTGCTCTTCTTCGCCGGGCACGCCGACGTCCTCGCCGCGACGGGGTCGCCGGTGCCTGCCTACGACGTCCTGGGCGGGTTCCGGGACAACCTGGCCCGGCAGCTGGGGCCCCGGCTGCCCGCCCGCCCCACGGCGGGCGGCCGGCGCTGGCGCCTGCTGGGGCGCTCGGTCGGCTTCCCGATCGGGGTGCCGGCCTGCGTGCTCAACGGCAGCGAGGCGTGGGTGCGGCACAACGTGGCCAACGGCTACAGCGTGCTGACCTACAAGACCGTCCGCGGCCGCGAGCACCCGCCCAACGAGCAGCCGAACTGGACGTTCGCGCCGCGGGAGACCGGGAGCCTGGCGCCCGGCGCGGCCGCCGACGTCGTCTCCGACCCGTGGGACTGGGTGCCGCCGGGCTCGCCGGCGGTGAGCACGGTCAACTCCTTCGGCGTCCCGTCGCCGGCGCCGGCGGAGTGGATGGCCGACCTCGAGCGCGCGCTCGCCGCGGTCGGGGACGACGTGCTGCTGCTGGTCAGCGTCATGGGGGAGGGCAACGGCACCGACCTGGTCGAGGACTTCGCCCGCACCGCCCGCATGGCGGAGGAGGCCGGTGCGCCGGTCGTCGAGCTGAACCTCTCCTGCCCCAACACCCTGGACGCGTCGGCGTCGGGCGTGAAGCCCCCGCTGTGCCTGGATCCGGACGCCACCGTGACCGTGGTGGAGGCGGTGCGCCGGGCGCTGGACGACCGGACCGCCCTGGTGGCGAAGCTGTCCTGGCTGGACGAGCCGGCCCTCGCCGCGCTGGTGCCCCGGCTGGCCCCCCTGGTCGACGGCGTCGCCGGGATCAACACCGTGCAGAGCCGGGTGCGCCGCAGCGACGGCGCCGCCACCTTCCCCGGCCGGGAGCTGGCCGGCCTCTCCGGCGTCGCGGTGCGCGAGCCCGCCGTGGACTTCACCCGGCGCTTGGTGGCGCTGCGGGCGGGCGGGAGCCGGCACTTCGACGTCCTGGCGATGGGCGGGGTCACCGACCCCGGCTCGTTCGAGGCACTGTTCGCCCTCGGCGCCGACGCGGTCCAGTCGGCCGCCGGCGCCTTCGCCGACCCGTTCCTCGCGCAGCGCTGCATCGCTGCGCTGGGGCAGGCCCTGCCCCGCGCCGTCGAGGAGGACGCGTGA
- the carB gene encoding carbamoyl-phosphate synthase large subunit codes for MPRRTDIQHVMVIGSGPILIGQAAEFDYSGTQACRVLKAEGLRVSLVNSNPATIMTDPEIADATYIEPLTPEFVEKVIAKERPDALLATLGGQTALNIAIGLYENGVLEKYGVALIGADVDAINRGEDRQMFKDIVRSIGADAPRSRVCGTVEEALETAEDVGYPVVIRPSFTMGGLGSGFATDQAMLRRMASHGLADSPVHTVLIEESVQGWKEYELELMRDRSDNVVVICSIENIDAMGVHTGDSVTVAPAMTLTDVEYQRMRDVGIAVLREVGVDTGGCNIQFAVNPADGRLVVIEMNPRVSRSSALASKATGFPIAKIAAKLAIGYTLDEITNDITGVTPAAFEPTLDYVVVKIPRFAFEKFPGADPRLTTTMKSVGEVMAMGRNFAEALGKAMRSTETKVAGFWTGAEDTRSAEELLQALRTPVDGRLYTAERALAAGATVGDVAAASGFDPWFVDQLVLVREIAEAVREAPALTPELLRRAKRHGLSDRQIAALRPELAGEDGVRALRWRLGVRPVYKTVDTCAAEFAARTPYHYSSYDEETEVEPREKPAVLILGSGPNRIGQGIEFDYSCVHAVMALQDAGYEAVMVNCNPETVSTDYDTADRLYFEPLTFEDVLEVVEAERAAGPVAGVICTLGGQTPLGLAQRLKDAGVPVLGTSPEAIDDAEHRGAFSRVLADTGLLAPKHGTATTFAEAHQIATDIGYPVLVRPSYVLGGRGMEIVYDDATLEAYIAKATDVSAAHPVLVDRFLEDAVEIDVDALYDGTDLYLGGVMEHIEEAGIHSGDSACALPPITLGSADLRGIRAATEKLAARIGVRGLLNVQYAIKDDILYVIEANPRASRTVPFVSKATAVQLAKAAARIAVGETIADLRGAGVLPATGDGTDLPDDAPIAVKEAVLPFHRFRTVEGHGVDTVLSPEMKSTGEVMGLDAEFGTAFAKSQAAAYGSLPTEGTVFVSLANRDKRSAVFPIKRLADLGFRLLATTGTAQVLRRHGVAAEVVGKFSEGPGNIVERIQAGDVDLVINTPFGAPGNSGPRLDGYEIRTAAVSAGIPCITTVQGMAAAVQGIEALRQGGICVRSLQEVHAALAGGTHGGPSTFAGTSA; via the coding sequence GTGCCCAGGCGCACCGACATCCAGCACGTGATGGTGATCGGCTCCGGGCCGATCCTCATCGGCCAGGCCGCCGAGTTCGACTACTCCGGCACCCAGGCCTGCCGCGTGCTCAAGGCCGAGGGGCTGCGCGTCAGCCTGGTCAACAGCAACCCGGCGACGATCATGACCGACCCCGAGATCGCCGACGCCACCTACATCGAGCCGCTGACGCCGGAGTTCGTGGAGAAGGTCATCGCCAAGGAGCGCCCGGACGCGCTGCTGGCGACCCTCGGCGGCCAGACCGCGCTCAACATCGCCATCGGCCTGTACGAGAACGGCGTGCTGGAGAAGTACGGCGTCGCGCTGATCGGCGCCGACGTGGACGCGATCAACCGCGGCGAGGACCGGCAGATGTTCAAGGACATCGTCCGGTCGATCGGCGCCGACGCCCCGCGCTCCCGGGTCTGCGGCACTGTCGAGGAGGCGCTGGAGACCGCCGAGGACGTGGGCTACCCGGTCGTCATCCGGCCGAGCTTCACGATGGGCGGCCTCGGCTCCGGGTTCGCCACCGACCAGGCGATGCTGCGCCGGATGGCCTCCCACGGCCTGGCCGACTCCCCGGTGCACACCGTCCTCATCGAGGAGTCGGTGCAGGGCTGGAAGGAGTACGAGCTCGAGCTGATGCGCGACCGCAGCGACAACGTGGTCGTCATCTGCTCGATCGAGAACATCGACGCGATGGGCGTGCACACCGGTGACTCGGTGACCGTCGCGCCGGCGATGACCCTCACCGACGTCGAGTACCAGCGCATGCGTGACGTCGGCATCGCGGTGCTGCGGGAGGTCGGCGTCGACACCGGCGGCTGCAACATCCAGTTCGCCGTCAACCCGGCCGACGGGCGCCTGGTCGTCATCGAGATGAACCCGCGTGTCTCCCGGTCCAGCGCGCTGGCGTCGAAGGCCACCGGCTTCCCGATCGCGAAGATCGCGGCCAAGCTCGCCATCGGCTACACCCTCGACGAGATCACCAACGACATCACCGGCGTCACCCCGGCGGCCTTCGAGCCGACGCTGGACTACGTCGTCGTGAAGATCCCGCGGTTCGCCTTCGAGAAGTTCCCCGGCGCGGATCCGCGGCTGACCACGACGATGAAGAGCGTCGGCGAGGTCATGGCCATGGGCCGCAACTTCGCCGAGGCGCTGGGCAAGGCCATGCGGTCCACCGAGACCAAGGTGGCCGGCTTCTGGACCGGGGCAGAGGACACCCGCTCGGCCGAGGAGCTGCTCCAGGCGCTGCGGACGCCGGTCGACGGGCGGCTCTACACCGCGGAGCGGGCGCTGGCCGCCGGCGCCACCGTCGGCGACGTCGCGGCTGCAAGTGGTTTCGACCCGTGGTTCGTCGACCAGCTGGTGCTGGTGCGCGAGATCGCCGAGGCGGTCCGCGAGGCGCCGGCCCTCACGCCGGAGCTGCTGCGGCGCGCCAAGCGGCACGGCCTGTCCGACCGGCAGATCGCCGCGCTGCGGCCGGAGCTCGCCGGCGAGGACGGCGTCCGCGCGCTGCGCTGGCGGCTGGGCGTGCGGCCGGTCTACAAGACCGTCGACACCTGCGCCGCGGAGTTCGCCGCCCGCACCCCCTACCACTACTCGTCCTACGACGAGGAGACCGAGGTCGAGCCCCGCGAGAAGCCCGCGGTGCTCATCCTCGGCTCCGGGCCCAACCGGATCGGCCAGGGCATCGAGTTCGACTACTCCTGCGTGCACGCGGTCATGGCGCTGCAGGACGCCGGCTACGAGGCGGTGATGGTCAACTGCAACCCCGAGACCGTCTCCACCGACTACGACACCGCCGACCGGCTGTACTTCGAGCCGCTCACGTTCGAGGACGTCCTCGAGGTGGTCGAGGCCGAGCGCGCCGCCGGCCCGGTGGCCGGCGTCATCTGCACCCTCGGCGGCCAGACCCCGCTGGGCCTGGCGCAGCGGCTCAAGGACGCCGGCGTGCCGGTGCTGGGCACCTCACCGGAGGCGATCGACGACGCCGAGCACCGTGGAGCCTTCTCCCGGGTGCTGGCCGACACCGGCCTGCTCGCCCCGAAGCACGGCACGGCGACGACGTTCGCCGAGGCGCACCAGATCGCCACGGACATCGGCTACCCGGTGCTCGTCCGGCCGTCCTACGTGCTCGGCGGCCGCGGCATGGAGATCGTCTACGACGACGCCACGCTGGAGGCCTACATCGCCAAGGCCACCGACGTCAGCGCCGCCCACCCCGTGCTGGTGGACCGGTTCCTGGAGGACGCGGTCGAGATCGACGTCGACGCGCTCTACGACGGCACCGACCTGTACCTGGGTGGCGTGATGGAGCACATCGAGGAGGCCGGCATCCACTCCGGCGACTCCGCGTGCGCGCTCCCGCCGATCACCCTGGGGTCGGCGGACCTGCGGGGGATCCGCGCCGCCACCGAGAAGCTCGCCGCCCGGATCGGCGTCCGCGGCCTGTTGAACGTCCAGTACGCGATCAAGGACGACATCCTCTACGTGATCGAGGCCAACCCCCGGGCGAGCCGGACGGTGCCCTTCGTCTCCAAGGCGACGGCTGTGCAGCTGGCCAAGGCCGCGGCGCGGATCGCGGTCGGCGAGACGATCGCCGACCTGCGCGGCGCCGGGGTGCTCCCCGCGACGGGGGACGGCACCGACCTGCCCGACGACGCGCCGATCGCGGTGAAGGAGGCGGTCCTGCCCTTCCACCGCTTCCGCACCGTGGAGGGGCACGGGGTGGACACGGTCCTGTCGCCGGAGATGAAGTCCACCGGCGAGGTGATGGGGCTCGACGCGGAGTTCGGCACCGCGTTCGCCAAGTCGCAGGCCGCGGCGTACGGGTCGCTGCCGACCGAGGGGACGGTGTTCGTCTCGCTGGCCAACCGGGACAAGCGCTCGGCGGTCTTCCCGATCAAGCGGCTGGCCGACCTGGGTTTCCGCCTGCTGGCCACGACCGGCACCGCGCAGGTGCTGCGCCGCCACGGGGTCGCCGCCGAGGTGGTCGGGAAGTTCAGCGAAGGCCCGGGCAACATCGTCGAGCGCATCCAGGCCGGCGACGTCGACCTGGTCATCAACACGCCCTTCGGCGCTCCCGGCAACAGCGGTCCGCGGCTGGACGGCTACGAGATCCGCACCGCCGCGGTGAGCGCCGGCATCCCGTGCATCACCACGGTGCAGGGCATGGCGGCCGCGGTGCAGGGCATCGAGGCGCTGCGCCAGGGAGGCATCTGCGTGCGGAGCCTGCAGGAGGTGCACGCGGCGCTGGCCGGTGGCACGCACGGCGGGCCGAGCACGTTCGCCGGCACGTCGGCGTGA
- the pyrF gene encoding orotidine-5'-phosphate decarboxylase, whose amino-acid sequence MTAPFGHRLADAVAARGPLCVGIDPHPPLLASWGLADDAEGLTRFTDTVVDALAGTVAVLKPQLAFYERHGSRGLAALEGGVARARAAGALVLLDAKRGDIGSTMDAYADYLRPDHPLAVDAMTVSPYLGPGSLQPAVDTARAHGGGLFVLARTSNPDAGALQHALVGERSVAQVVVDTVRGWNTPGWAVGDPLPDPRAVRDLAPRFGPSTGSFGVVVGATLRELDVDLSGLGGPVLAPGLGAQGGAVSDLRRLFGAGAAVVPTVSRDVLGAGPDPSALRAAADRWAEALTA is encoded by the coding sequence GTGACCGCGCCGTTCGGCCACCGCCTGGCCGATGCCGTCGCCGCGCGCGGCCCGCTGTGCGTCGGCATCGATCCGCACCCGCCGCTGCTGGCCTCCTGGGGGCTGGCCGACGACGCCGAGGGGCTCACGCGGTTCACCGACACCGTCGTCGACGCCCTCGCCGGCACCGTCGCCGTCCTGAAGCCGCAGCTGGCGTTCTACGAGCGGCACGGCTCCCGCGGCCTGGCGGCCCTGGAGGGCGGCGTCGCGCGCGCCCGTGCGGCGGGGGCGCTGGTGCTGCTGGACGCCAAGCGCGGGGACATCGGCTCGACGATGGACGCCTACGCCGACTACCTGCGGCCCGACCACCCGCTGGCCGTGGACGCGATGACGGTCAGCCCCTACCTGGGTCCGGGCTCGCTGCAGCCGGCGGTCGACACCGCCCGCGCCCACGGGGGCGGGCTGTTCGTGCTGGCCCGCACCTCCAACCCCGACGCCGGGGCCCTCCAGCACGCGCTGGTGGGGGAGCGGAGCGTCGCGCAGGTGGTCGTGGACACCGTGCGCGGCTGGAACACCCCCGGCTGGGCGGTCGGCGACCCGCTGCCCGACCCCCGGGCGGTGCGGGACCTCGCTCCCCGGTTCGGCCCCTCCACCGGTTCGTTCGGGGTCGTCGTGGGTGCGACCCTGCGCGAGCTCGACGTCGACCTGAGCGGGCTGGGCGGGCCGGTCCTGGCCCCGGGGCTCGGCGCCCAGGGCGGGGCCGTGAGCGACCTGCGGCGGCTGTTCGGCGCGGGCGCGGCGGTCGTCCCGACGGTCTCGCGCGACGTCCTCGGCGCCGGCCCGGATCCGTCCGCGCTGCGCGCCGCTGCCGACCGCTGGGCGGAGGCGCTCACGGCGTGA
- the carA gene encoding glutamine-hydrolyzing carbamoyl-phosphate synthase small subunit — MKEALLVLEDGRTFRGEAYGAPGTTVGEAVFATGMTGYQETLTDPSYAGQIVAMTAPHIGNTGVNGEDDESRRMWVAGFVVRDPARRPANWRATGSLDDELVAQGVVGISGIDTRALTRHLRDRGVMRAGISTELDAEALLARVTAAESMTGADLAPTVSTGEGYVVPAVGEKRYTIAALDLGIKTATPRHLAELGVETHVLPSTATAEELLAAGPDGVFLSNGPGDPAAADYAVAAVRGVLDARRPLFGICFGNQILGRALGLGTYKLRFGHRGLNQPVLDRVSGTVRVTSHNHGFAVDAPLDRSSDTPYGPVEVSHVGLNDDVVEGLRLIDAPAFSVQFHPESAAGPHDAAPLFQRFVDLMETARSGGDAVSPPPVVEHSTGEKEA, encoded by the coding sequence GTGAAGGAAGCGCTCCTCGTCCTCGAGGACGGGCGCACGTTCCGGGGCGAGGCCTACGGCGCACCGGGGACGACGGTCGGTGAGGCGGTGTTCGCCACCGGCATGACCGGCTACCAGGAGACGCTGACCGACCCCAGCTACGCCGGGCAGATCGTGGCGATGACCGCCCCGCACATCGGCAACACCGGCGTGAACGGGGAGGACGACGAGAGCCGCCGCATGTGGGTGGCCGGCTTCGTCGTCCGCGACCCTGCGCGCCGGCCGGCCAACTGGCGCGCCACCGGCAGCCTGGACGACGAGCTGGTCGCCCAGGGGGTCGTCGGCATCAGCGGCATCGACACCCGGGCGCTCACCCGGCACCTGCGCGACCGCGGCGTGATGCGGGCCGGGATCAGCACCGAGCTCGACGCCGAGGCGCTGCTGGCACGGGTCACCGCCGCGGAGAGCATGACCGGCGCCGACCTCGCCCCGACGGTGAGCACCGGCGAGGGGTACGTCGTCCCGGCGGTGGGGGAGAAGCGGTACACCATCGCCGCGCTCGACCTCGGCATCAAGACCGCCACCCCACGGCACCTGGCCGAGCTCGGCGTGGAGACCCACGTGCTGCCCTCGACGGCGACCGCCGAGGAGCTGCTGGCCGCCGGACCGGACGGCGTCTTCCTCTCCAACGGCCCCGGCGACCCGGCCGCCGCCGACTACGCCGTGGCGGCGGTGCGCGGAGTGCTCGATGCCCGCCGGCCGCTGTTCGGCATCTGCTTCGGCAACCAGATCCTGGGTCGCGCCCTGGGCCTGGGCACCTACAAACTGCGCTTCGGCCACCGGGGGCTCAACCAGCCGGTGCTCGACCGGGTCAGCGGCACGGTGCGGGTGACCAGCCACAACCACGGCTTCGCCGTCGACGCCCCGCTGGACCGCTCCTCCGACACGCCCTACGGCCCGGTCGAGGTGAGCCACGTGGGCCTCAACGACGACGTCGTCGAGGGCCTGCGGCTGATCGACGCGCCCGCCTTCAGCGTCCAGTTCCACCCGGAGTCGGCGGCCGGCCCGCACGACGCCGCACCCCTGTTCCAGCGCTTCGTCGACCTGATGGAGACCGCCCGCAGCGGCGGGGACGCCGTCAGCCCACCTCCCGTCGTGGAGCACAGCACCGGCGAGAAGGAGGCCTGA
- a CDS encoding aspartate carbamoyltransferase catalytic subunit translates to MKRHLLEAADLDRADATLVLDTAAQIEQALAGREVKKLPTLRGRTVVNLFYEDSTRTRISFELAAKRLSADVINFSAKGSSVSKGESLKDTALTLEAMGSDAVVVRHGASGAPHRLANWVRGSVVNAGDGTHEHPTQALLDAYTIRQRLGRLDGVRVTIVGDVLHSRVARSNVGLLHTLGAEVTLVAPPTLLPVGVGSWPAEVGYDLDAVLPKSDVVMMLRVQAERMNASFFPSAREYSRRYGLDAHRMAALPDDAIVMHPGPMNRGMEIAADVADSVRSTIVEQVANGVSVRMAVLYLLLGGNA, encoded by the coding sequence GTGAAGAGGCACCTGCTGGAGGCGGCCGACCTCGACCGGGCCGACGCGACCCTGGTCCTCGACACCGCGGCGCAGATCGAGCAGGCGCTGGCCGGGCGCGAGGTCAAGAAGCTCCCGACGCTGCGCGGGCGGACCGTGGTCAACCTCTTCTACGAGGACTCCACGCGCACCCGGATCAGCTTCGAGCTGGCCGCGAAGCGCCTCTCCGCCGACGTCATCAACTTCTCCGCCAAGGGCAGCAGCGTCTCCAAGGGGGAGAGCCTCAAGGACACCGCGCTGACCCTCGAGGCGATGGGCAGCGACGCCGTCGTCGTCCGGCACGGGGCCTCCGGCGCACCGCACCGGCTGGCCAACTGGGTCCGCGGCAGCGTGGTGAACGCCGGCGACGGCACCCACGAGCACCCGACCCAGGCGCTGCTGGACGCCTACACGATCAGGCAGCGGCTGGGCCGGCTGGACGGCGTCCGCGTCACGATCGTCGGCGACGTGCTGCACAGCCGGGTCGCCCGCTCCAACGTCGGCCTGCTGCACACCCTCGGCGCCGAGGTCACCCTGGTGGCGCCACCGACGCTCCTGCCGGTGGGCGTGGGCAGCTGGCCGGCCGAGGTGGGCTACGACCTGGACGCGGTGCTGCCCAAGAGTGACGTGGTGATGATGCTGCGGGTCCAGGCGGAGCGGATGAACGCGTCCTTCTTCCCCAGCGCCCGGGAGTACAGCCGCCGCTACGGCCTGGACGCGCACCGCATGGCCGCGCTGCCCGACGACGCGATCGTCATGCACCCCGGCCCGATGAACCGCGGCATGGAGATCGCCGCCGACGTCGCCGACTCGGTCCGCTCGACGATCGTCGAGCAGGTCGCCAACGGGGTGTCGGTCCGCATGGCCGTGCTCTACCTGCTGCTCGGAGGCAACGCGTGA